A stretch of DNA from Cheilinus undulatus linkage group 7, ASM1832078v1, whole genome shotgun sequence:
gtatgatggaagcagatttagaataaccttataaataaggatatCCCAGTGATTTAGCCTGCTAGTGGTCGATGAAGGCCACTTGCCTCGGTCATACAGGGAACAATGATGAGTTAAGGATTTATAAGCCTCAGAGCCCCATGCTATACAGTATCCAAAGACTTAAAGCACTGAGAAGATGCATCACCATCATCAGTCAGAGGCAGAAACATGTCAGAAGTCTTAACTTAGCAGTGAAGCTGCAATTTTAACTTCTCTACAAGATACTCAACATGAAGCTTAAAAGTTAAattcatgtcatttttaaagcatgGGTTCTTTAGAGAGTGCAAATTTCCATTTGGGTCTAGCTCTGAGAAAGTTGAGGAGCCTTTGTTCCCAGAAAAAGATTGTCTTCTTTTAAACATGTGATACTGAAGATTCTGACAGCCTGAATTTGCAGGTTTGCTCTGTTTGATTCTGTTTGATCTACAGTCTGTTGGTTTCTTTTGTGCTAAACTTCCTTCATTTTCTTCCCTTTATTGTTAGGTCACTGGAACAGGAACTTGCATttttcccacaatgctttgtatTGTTCTAacctttttcattttcctcATTTCATGTAGTTATAAGGTCAGAgataatatttacattttttgcaaacaACTCACGTTATGTACAGAGTGCTAAAGAGGAATAAAGTGGCATTTATGCATTTGATAATAATTCAGAATGTCTCCAAAATTCACATGTACATAGACTAATCTGGGCGTTTTATTTGCagataaataaaatggattaaGAGAGCAatgtctgcaaaaaaaaaaaagatttttttagattGTAAAAGATGCAATTAAAGCAAGATTACATTAATTTTTGAATTGCAAAATGCTGATAGGTTTGCTCACTAAGAGTTGAGAAATTGGGATGTTTAGTATTAAAGGCATTCTTATGATTGCTTAAAACGCAAAATATTGTTATTGacagatttaaacatttctcCCAATAAGTACTCTACCCACTGTCCTGTCAAAAAAGgctgaaagggcaaaaataaatattaaaaaaatacataaagagAGATGTGTAGATGATTCATATTTCTACCACCAGGTTTTCAGCTGCTTTCATAACACCTCTGTCTCTGAACTGTTAACAGAGGCTCTTCAGAGATCAGAGGTTCAGGCACAGGATTATTACAGGACAGTTACAATAGCAGAGGCAGTAAGGACCATCTGACACATGCTTCAACACCAGTAAATGCTCCTTTAAGTATACAGCTCTCCTGTTTATTTTACGTCATGTCGTCTCTGTCTCCTCAGTGCTGGAGAGGAAAATGTCCACACGTCAGAGCCGAGAGGAGCTCATCAAGAAGGGAGTGCTGAAGGAGGTGTATGAGAAAGGTGAGGGTGGAGGAAACAAAGATCTGCCATGTAGGGAACTGAAAagtgttggttttatttttatgatgaaGAACAGGTTGTTAAGGTGTGCAGTGACCAAGGTTGTAAtcatatttgatttttcattagttcttattttcattttgtttttaccttttgtttataatttcagtttggttttaattagcttttactgctggtttgatagttttgtttaatttttattttgcaaaaatgcgtcattttattttagcttttattagttttagtttttttggcaATATGGGATACTGGTCAGAGGTGAGACCCAAAAGGGCTCTacactttcattttatttattcagttttaatgtttgtatacaactcaagacctacaattaccattgtgtgaagtcttcttTAACCACACCTATCCGTTTTACTCTCCAGGCTTGGGTTTACATATTAAACCAAGCCTAACATATTAGTTAGCATGATGCTgtcaaagactgaaactaaggagattttgtgtgtaattttatttcatttaagttattttcataaatacagacttaagttttagttagttttcgttttttcTGCAAAGTTCCTCAATTtggtttcagttaactaaaaatgttttaacatttcagtttaagttattaaattagttttagttatctAAGTTGATAGTGACAGCTTCTCATAGTAAAAGCCTTTATTTACCAGGATGCagtgtgggtgttttttttttttttgcgttggtctgaaagacaaagaaaagcagcaatTTCTTGTGTTGAAGAAATTTCCGGCATtgattttctgcctgtttttctttattgtttgtCTCAGTAAAAATAGTGTtggtatttttcttgtttttgcttcAGCCCTCCTGTGAGCCTAACAATCCTAACTTTCTTTTACTCACTTGCGTTTGACTTTAACAACTTTTCCTGATCTCTGTCTGTTCAGATGGCTCTGGAGCCGTTGTACGAGAGGAGGTGAAGATGGAGAACGGGCGCTCTCCAGTGCTCAGCTCCAGCCTGTCAGAGTCTGAAAGTACAGAGCTGATGGAGGGAGCGGCTGCAGCTGGAGGTAAACAGCAGAGACACTGCACCGCTGACCctttatttttaagttaatatctTGGTTTTAGAGAGTTTgatttctctctttcctctcttcaGGTTCTCTGGAGTttcagttgtccagtgagagtGCGTGTCAACAAGACCATGCTCAAAAGTCCATCCAGGCTCCTCCAACAAAGAAGGCCTCCGTTTACCCGTCTGATGGCCCAGAGTCACCGCACAGACCTCCCACGCTACACAAACAACCTCCTGCGCTGCCGCCCAAACCCTTCAACAGGCTACCTAACCACATCACAGGTATGCTAGTCTGTGTGCTCATAGCTGCATAGGGTTGCTGTGAATGCACCTCTCATGCTCATCTCTATCTCCGTGCAGACGGGGCCCCGGTGAAGCTGCCGTGTATGTCAGTGAAgttatctcctcctctacctccaaAGAAGCTCCTTATCTCCGTACCTGCAGGGAGCATGGAGCCCTCTCCGCTCGCCTTCCAGAAGTGCCCCGCCCCTCCCAGCCATGCTCCAATGGGTGGCCACTCCCTGCAGTACGGGACACTGCCAGTCCCTCTCCACCCTCCCAGCCGGATCATAGAGGAGCTGAACAAGACCCTGGCTCTCACCATGCAGAGGTTTGAGAGGTGAGGACCAGACTGTCAGCTGTGGCGCAGAAATAAAAACCCCGAGTCCTCTTATCTCACAGATATTAAGAAAGCTGAGACGTCAGTTGAGTTTTTAAAGGAGCTTGTAAAAATTGCTTCTGTGAAAACTTCAGAGGGGATCTTTGaaattttgtcagtttcagcACCCACTGTGGACAAGAAAGTACctttttgctgtctttaaacagtCACTACCGTAACATGCAGTAATGGTGTGTTTCCACCAAGAAGTCTGTTTCAGTAAGCGTTTCCattattaaaagtcaaatggGGTCCCAAAATTGTCAAGCCATGCTATCCTCCTTTTTTGCTCCTCTCCttcagcatctcaattggatttaattccgggctttgacttggccactccaaaaccttatttttttaggttttttattttattttattttttttaagccattcagaggtggacttgctggtatgttttgggtctttgtcctgctgcataacccatgagcgcttgagcttgaggaaTTCATTGTTTCCATCAGTCACAGCAaatggtccaggtcctgaagcagcaaagcagcctcagaccatcacactgccaccaccatgtttgactgttggcatgatgttctttttatcaaatgctgtgttatttgtACACCAGATATAACGGgtcgcacaccttccaaaaagttcaacttttgtcccgtcagtccacagaatatttcttccaaagtcttggggatcatcaagatgtttcttggcaaatgtgagacgatggttgagtcatgaactctgaccttaactgaggccagtgaggcctgcaggtctttggatgtggttctgggttcttttgtgacctcctggatgagtcgtcgttgcacccttggagtcattttggttggccggccactcctgggaaggttcaccactgttcccagctttctccatttgtggataatggctctgactgaggttcactggagtcccaaagccttggaaatggctttgtaaccttttccagactgatagattttgATCACtatgtttctcatttgttctcgAATTTCTTTGGATTGCGGCATGAtacgtttctttttgagatcttgtggtcaacttcactttgtctgacagcttctatttaagtgatttcttgattcaacagatctggcggtaatcaggcctgggtgtggcctgtggcattgaactcagctttccaagaactgtggttaatcacagttaactcatgatttaacaaggggggcaattactttttcacattttgtatttttttcccttaatagatgaaatcatcatttagaaactgcattttgtatttacttggtttgatgatctgaaacatttaagtgtgataaatatgcaggaatcagaaagggggtaaatactttctcacagcactgtagctgtaaaaagaaaaaggccCAGCTAAATACCTGTATCAAGCCTTAACTGGATTTCAGCTTATCCTTGCATATAGAcattttgcatgtaaacataatatttgtgatttttttgcctcaaaaaatgtgtttgttggCAACCTTGCCTGACAGCTGATGGTATCTTTTGCTTTCataaatcatcagaattaataTATTTTCAAGCTGTGCCATAACCACCTGAAAACAGAGTCACTTACTTCATATTAGAATAATTATCTATAAATCCCCAAACTTGTGAAATTCTACAGACAGACTGTTTGGAAACTCCTCAACTTTCTGCAGAAACGTctgcatgaaatgaaaaaattcTGTCAGTGATGAAATATAACACATGGAAAACAGTTTTCATCCCTGTGCTCTTTTATTAACTGCAGCACACTGGTTTATCCTCTCCCACAACATCCATCACTATGATTGGTTGCCTGTCAGCACAGAAATATAGAACAAGCAGAGCTCTGCTTACTGATGTGCCTGTGAGATGTATACCTGTTTGTCTTTGCAGACCGCTCTCTCACTTTGCACTCACAGTATTGTAATGTTATCTCTCAATGACTGtttctttaaatcagtgataGATGACTAAACAGGATTTATGTAAAGATAAAGGTCATAGATACTTCACTCTTATCGCACTCTTCTGTTCATCTCTCATGTTTTTTCCTCCTGTGAATTTGAGCACACACCTCTTGACTTTCCATCCTGCAGCTCCATGATGCACGCCGTTCCCACGGTGATGATCGAGTGTGACGACGACAAAGAAAACCTCCCAAACGAGGCAGACTACGAGGACCTCCCTGGTATGTAtaaagatgaagaagaggaggaggaggacgaagaagaagaggaagaggaagatgatgaggaagaagaggaggatgaggaggaagatgaggatgatacaTTTTTTACAAGTAGGTATCAAACTCTGTCCTAATGGTAGACTACTTTCTTCATTCTCTTAGGTTCTGTCCACTTGCCACTCCAATCAGGCTGCACCACATAAAAACTCTTCACCCCAACTTCCCTCAATTTGCCTTCCATTGATGAAGCCTACATACATTAGAAATGATTTAATTAAACAGCTTCCATCTCACTGGTATACACTTTTTAATAGCAAATAAACTTCCTCACCATGTATGATTTCAGAGTCTAATGTTGTCTCATGACACCAAGTATCCTCCTCCCATCACATATGATCTCCACAGTAAGATTGACACTTCCTTATGATGGCACCACCAGTCCGCCATGACAGTATTACCTGTGCCAAGGACAGTTCAGCCACTGCCACGCCCTACATTAACTAAGTTACTTATTTATCAAGAAGGGCCATTCAGGCTCATATTGTAGTATGAAGTACGTGCATGTGACATCATGTGTCATGTGACAGTGCGAGTCTTTGTAGCTCCAGAAGGCAGGAAGTTCTTACTTTTGAAAGACAACAGAAGAGGAAAAGCAGCAGACAGCTTTATTTTAGCTGAGAattgttgtctttgttttaatgatttcattttaaaggggacatatttttcccctttaagacaagtttatattggtctcagaggttcccaaaacatgcccatgaagtttgtagctgaaaaaacactccagtattagatttttgcatgtctaaaaacccctctcattcagcccttctcagaatgagctgtttctgtgtctgtggctttaaatgttaatgagctgtctggctccacccctgaccacacccctctcaagaaatggatgtggcactacTGATGTTGCAATATTACAGACACTTtgatccaaagttaaggacctgactgggtttcaaaccatcaatctcccagaccaaaaTCAGCAGGGTCACTCACTGAGTTACCCAGGATGTCAGccggcagctgagaggaggatcaggagaggagggcggaactttcttccaagccgggagggccaaccgaacctgggggtggtgctaactccctacgtgacatcatgaggggaaaaatcagagaacggcttgtttcggcacacattttctgaaaggtggagaaagaaagggtGGAAGGGAGTGGATTCTTCTgctatttgaggggattgtggacaggccagggctACACATTtgttggaaaagcctgaaaaagtgatttttgcataatatgttgCCTTTAAAGTGATACGCCTGTTGACTGCTTATCATAACAAGTGATAAATTTGACTGCAACTTTACTTGTACtgatttaaacagttaaatttatTGTCAAACATACAATTTACGTAAAATACGGAAGGAAACAGAGATGAAAAGAGAAATATTACATATAGGACAACTGTATCATTCCACTTGTGAGAacaatttcatttcttttcatttccatttttatccaaacagtaaactgatcagtcagtatttctgaatttgtttcaatgttttaaaatattaaagtaaatttgttaaaaattttataaatcacaaccaaTTGAAGTGATAAAGTCGGCATGTTGCcatattgtgattattatatttatcataATTACGCAAGTTAGACACAGTTTAGAGAGCTTTTCACATGATGAGCTGAAAGAAAGATAGAACCAGAGTAGACtaataaaattaacagagaTAAGAGAATTAACGGAGAAATGGATAAGTagggaacaaaacaaaacaaattaataTCGTTTTGAAATAAAAGGACTGGAATATCATTCATCTAGTCGTACTAACTGCAgagttcagattaagagaaatgTTTCTTGTTTTCCTGATGTTCGCAGTCACAGTTCCACGTCCAGAAGAGTTGAGACTGATCTTGGTCTGTAAGGCACAGGCTTACTGCACAATACTAaactacatttttcttattatttacTCATTATAGGCACACTGGCCATGAAAGTATTACGGAAGGACTCTCTGGCCATCAAATTGAGTAACCGTCCATCCAAGAGGGAACTGGAGGACAAGAACATCCTACAGCTGCAGTCGGACCAGGAGAGACTTGAGTCTCGACAGCAAACAGCCACAAAACTGACCAGGTGAACCACACTGAGCCAGAAATCATACATGTACACTTTACTCTACATACAGGCCTGGTCACTCTGCAGAGGGCTTTAGCTCCATGTTAGCAGTGACTGATGTGACCTGGCCGCTGAGGGGAGcagatgatggatgatgagTCATAATGgagtgaggaggagagagattAAAGCCAAGGAGCTGCAGCAGGACGAGGAGACGTGGGGGAAATATAGAAAGTGGAGTCCAGTACAGTGAGGAGTATGAAGACTGAAAAGGAGAGCCAGAACTGTAGCTCAAAATATTCCTTACTGTTTCAAGTCCCCCTAAAGCAAAATCATAAATAGAAAACCTAGACAGTAAGGTCTGGTCAGACCAGAATAATTAGTCAGTTAAATCATTAGTTCACAAAAATACTTCCCCTATAGTATATTTAATGTCTCCAAACCATAACAGTCTCTCCCTGTCAGAGATTCTTCCTGAATCTGGCCCAGCGATGATGCcctgacagaaaacacacaaaaacagtgcAGAAAAATGCTTCCTGAAATAAACGTGTCACTGTTTTTAGGCGGTTGAGTCAGAGGCCGACAGCGGAGGAGCTGGAGCAGAGGAACATACTCAAGCGTAAGTAATGTAAcctaaaaataacattaataGTAGTAAAACAATCCTCCCTGTGAGTGTGGTCATGCTCTCAttcttctttcctctcttcAGCTCGAAATGATCTGGAGGAGCaggaagagaagagggagatcaAGAGACATTTATCCAAAAAGGTGAGATGCACAGGTGGAGGCTTTCATAACTTTAGCAGTAAAAATGAGCATGGTTGCTGTGGTGACTGAACTACCACCCTCCTGAATGGTTGATGGTATCACCTGTTATATCatctttgtttgtgtgtcagagTGAGTGTGCTTCAAACCAACCAAAAGTTTGCTGTGGAGAAATACATATTTTACTCTGTGTTGGAATGACTCTTccatatgtatttttttgttataaatccatttttaattcatttttcaatttctGTTAGTTAAATAAGCCAGGGCtaagtttttgtttaaattagaCACTaagttttctgtcatttttgttcCATTCATacaaattagggatgcaccatcatgtttttgctgctgataATGATCATCTCTGAGTAAAATCTGCTGATGTAGTGTTTTATCAGCTGTTTTAGCAGTTGTTCAGTCTACTTAGCTCTGTAGTGTCCGAGGACCCCCTATAGGTGGCAGTGTTAGCTGACAAAAGAGCACGAAATTCACCCTTATTTGCCCAACAAAACACTTTTACTTCCTTTGCTCAAGTGTGCAGAACAGAATCTTCCCAAGGAGCAATGCCGCAAGAATCCTAcagtaaaggcctttgcacactgagctTATTTCATCCCAATTTTTCACtcgttaaaaaagaaaaccgagctcatgttgttatgatcatgtttgcacactgacgcctagatttttgtctgtcatatttttttcaaaacaggttcagttttatgtgaaattttgcatCAGTTCAAGTCAATTAaatggatgattgatgattcaaaacagtgcccaCTGCTTCCTCCTTGTTTGCTCACCCCCGCCTGCctgacccctcctctctctaccctctctctctcacactgaaacctcactttaaacaccaaagtttgttcatttattatgtggatatcaacaatggaaatataacagatagatgggtgattgatgattcagatcagcgcctgttgctttattcctGCTCGCTAACCCCCGCCGAACCCCTCCATCTCCATTTCTCTTCCTCACTTGCACCAAAACCTTACTGCAAAGACCATAGTTTGCCGGTGTATTTTGTTGATGTCagctatggaaatataacagatagacatacgtttgtagcctactcacagttcataacagagactgaattgtAAAGTTACTCttcatctctccaacttgtctcagcgCTATGATgcatgagcgtgtgctgtatgaagctctctgtcaggatggatccagcaggatcTGGTCTGTAAAGATTTAAatgacagactttttttttgtcctccaGCTCAGCCAGAGGCCAACCGTGGAGGAGCTGAGGGAGGCCAAGATCCTGATCCGCTTCAGTGACTACGTGGAGGTGGCCGAGGCTCAGGACTACGACCGGCGAGCAGACAAGCCGTGGACACGGCTAACAGCTGCTGATAAGGTCTTATAAAGTTCAAAAAGATTTACTGATTTAAGAAGTCTGCAGGATTTTCTGGTGTTGattgagtgtttgtgtgtttaggcTGCCATCAGGAAGGAGCTGAATGAGTTTAAAAGCACAGAGATGGAGGTTCATGAGTCGAGCCGGCATCTGACCAGGTGAGACAAAGATGAAGCCAATTTATAAGATTTATATGACTAAGTACTTAGCCATGGTTTTCAGTGTCAACACAGTACTATTTTatcatgtatttaaaaaacagtggcTCCAAAAAGACTCTTACCTTCTCCTTGTCTTCTTGATCTCTCTCCCTGCAGGTTTCATCGGCCATAAAATGGTCCAGTCAGACCTCAGCCATGCTTT
This window harbors:
- the phactr1 gene encoding phosphatase and actin regulator 1 isoform X1, producing the protein MAGCEGAVRHSWSESGSTAIAGSHSLSGSASEEQKPRKRRRGFCLSRMKPRGSSGGQQQHQPAVNNNNTPFMIHCQIGKEIKHICSNCRGAEPPDAEEVERLAAMRSDSLVPGTHTPPIRRRSKFATLGRLFKPWKWRKKKSEKFKQTSAVLERKMSTRQSREELIKKGVLKEVYEKDGSGAVVREEVKMENGRSPVLSSSLSESESTELMEGAAAAGGSLEFQLSSESACQQDHAQKSIQAPPTKKASVYPSDGPESPHRPPTLHKQPPALPPKPFNRLPNHITDGAPVKLPCMSVKLSPPLPPKKLLISVPAGSMEPSPLAFQKCPAPPSHAPMGGHSLQYGTLPVPLHPPSRIIEELNKTLALTMQRFESSMMHAVPTVMIECDDDKENLPNEADYEDLPGMYKDEEEEEEDEEEEEEEDDEEEEEDEEEDEDDTFFTSTLAMKVLRKDSLAIKLSNRPSKRELEDKNILQLQSDQERLESRQQTATKLTRRLSQRPTAEELEQRNILKPRNDLEEQEEKREIKRHLSKKLSQRPTVEELREAKILIRFSDYVEVAEAQDYDRRADKPWTRLTAADKAAIRKELNEFKSTEMEVHESSRHLTRFHRP
- the phactr1 gene encoding phosphatase and actin regulator 1 isoform X2: MAAAPEEEVDRRPIRRVRSKSDTPYINEARISLHLETAEEVERLAAMRSDSLVPGTHTPPIRRRSKFATLGRLFKPWKWRKKKSEKFKQTSAVLERKMSTRQSREELIKKGVLKEVYEKDGSGAVVREEVKMENGRSPVLSSSLSESESTELMEGAAAAGGSLEFQLSSESACQQDHAQKSIQAPPTKKASVYPSDGPESPHRPPTLHKQPPALPPKPFNRLPNHITDGAPVKLPCMSVKLSPPLPPKKLLISVPAGSMEPSPLAFQKCPAPPSHAPMGGHSLQYGTLPVPLHPPSRIIEELNKTLALTMQRFESSMMHAVPTVMIECDDDKENLPNEADYEDLPGMYKDEEEEEEDEEEEEEEDDEEEEEDEEEDEDDTFFTSTLAMKVLRKDSLAIKLSNRPSKRELEDKNILQLQSDQERLESRQQTATKLTRRLSQRPTAEELEQRNILKPRNDLEEQEEKREIKRHLSKKLSQRPTVEELREAKILIRFSDYVEVAEAQDYDRRADKPWTRLTAADKAAIRKELNEFKSTEMEVHESSRHLTRFHRP